A region from the Hippoglossus hippoglossus isolate fHipHip1 chromosome 16, fHipHip1.pri, whole genome shotgun sequence genome encodes:
- the LOC117776479 gene encoding macrophage mannose receptor 1-like — protein MNFITTMEKIFHLILLLPGLCSLCTSLPQHRFVLVQTPKTWLEAQSYCRSKCVDLATIDDLGEMTTALTVVEGRYDDAVWIGLRKGNLKKWHWSLSDKDFYKEGERDYLHWGRTNAHNCGSQKDGKLFTTSCDTLLYSVCFDGEKPVGEQHVLSTEKLMWRVARDYCRRRHTDLASVRNKEETQRILELVAGMRVWIGLYRDPWVWSDKTYSSLRFWNADQSVYTSNVKTCVALLKSESGRWGERSCGKAQPFLCSCPLVRSFFKVRITSQSSVLELNKPEVLDEILKQLQLELGIVNTTDGFSVRWTKQPDGRVLIKEPDGGS, from the exons ATGAACTTCATCACAACAATGGAAAAGATTTTTCATCTCATCCTACTTCTTCCAG GGCTGTGTTCTCTGTGTACGTCTCTCCCCCAGCATCGATTCGTTTTAGTGCAAACTCCAAAAACCTGGCTTGAGGCTCAGAGCTACTGCAGGAGCAAATGTGTCGACCTGGCCACCATAGACGACCTGGGAGAGATGACGACGGCGCTGACAGTTGTCGAGGGCCGATACGATGACGCCGTGTGGATAGGGCTCAGAAAAGGAAACCTTAAGAAGTGGCACTGGTCTCTGTCGGACAAAGATTTCTACAAGGAAGGAGAAAGGGATTATTTGCATTGGGGAAGAACAAATGCCCACAACTGTGGTTCTCAAAAAGATGGGAAATTATTTACAACGTCCTGTGACACTCTGCTGTACTCGGTATGCTTTGATG gAGAAAAACCCGTGGGAGAACAACACGTTCTCTCGACAGAGAAGTTGATGTGGAGAGTTGCTCGAGATTATTGCAGGAGGCGACACACAGATCTCGCCAGTGTGAGGAACAAGGAGGAGACGCAGAGGATCCTGGAACTAGTCGCCGGCATGCGGGTTTGGATCGGCCTCTACAGAGACCCCTGGGTGTGGTCGGACAAGACCTACTCGTCGTTGAGATTCTGGAACGCAGACCAAAGCGTTTATACATCTAACGTAAAAACATGTGTTGCTTTGTTAAAAAGCGAATCTGGTCGATGGGGAGAACGGTCGTGTGGCAAAGCACAGCcattcctctgcagct GTCCCCTTGTGAGGTCCTTCTTTAAGGTGAGGATCACATCTCAGAGCTCAGTGCTGGAGTTAAACAAACCTGAGGTGCTGGACGAGATCTTGAAACAA CTCCAGCTGGAGCTGGGGATAGTGAATACGACTGATGGTTTTTCGGTGAGATGGACAAAGCAACCTGACGGAAGAGTTTTGATCAAGGAGCCTGACGGAGGCAGCTGA